From Pyrenophora tritici-repentis strain M4 chromosome 1, whole genome shotgun sequence, the proteins below share one genomic window:
- a CDS encoding Med15 multi-domain protein, translating into MENCPYTVALKVINTALWGVPAPANANETHATTWVAKAIHDYNVSMAWDDDLFIDYKWDFEGWTKELFSKVKRGTLRSLKSVLRHRGVYTGNNHARVADSLYNILGIENTLEWEPAEFRAMKFDQQSEAYQRQQSNKRQQDTQHTVYLAVQQPPQVQQPPQLQQPPQLQQPPQVPQPSQLQRPSQGEQQEQYRVRQGVQSRSQTIEPQQPLHMSGTLEGPQHRQLWEQAAQPQQGRAQLQTRPPATAYREVTPFPQQPTNRVPNRPPELPYDPYKTLPPRWSRNDRLDANTITQFSKLWDNSNKYTGNAYDLLDDKIKIFFSICWQVDIQEEQFHAVFPRILTGRAETFYIQVVERDDSFADAYMAIKNHFDHDVHHQHYYTDWTTTTFARTRTENPDKGLHEVLQIRHVNNPSVSR; encoded by the coding sequence ATGGAAAactgtccatacacagtTGCACTCAAGGTCATCAATACAGCTCTCTGGGGCGTACCCGCACCGGCGAACGCAAATGAGACACACGCAACAACGTGGGTCGCTAAagctatccacgactacaatgtgtcaatggcctgggacgatgacctcttcattgactacaaatgggactttgaaggatggacgaAGGAGCTATTTAGCAAGGTTAAGCGTGGTACACTAAGGTCTCTTAAGAGTGTGCTACGACACCGGGgagtatacactggcaacaATCACGCCAGGGTGGCGGACTCTCTCTACAACATTCTAGGTATAGAGAATACTCTTGAATGGGAACCAGCagagtttcgagccatgaaATTCGACCAACAGTCCGAAGCGTACCAGCGCCAGCAGAGCAATAAACGCCAACAGGACACTCAGCACACAGTCTATCTagctgtacaacaaccaccgcaagtacaacaaccgccgcaattacaacaaccgccgcaattacaacagcCACCGCAAGTACCACAGCCGTCGCAATTACAACGACCGTCGCAGGGCGAGCAACAagagcagtatagagtgagacaaggcgtccAGAGCCGTTCCCAAACAATAGAGCCACAACAGCCGCTACACATGAGCGGTACGCTGGAAGGGCCTCAGCATCGACAACTGTGGGAGCAGGCCGCGCAGCCGCAACAAGGGCGTGCGCAACTACAGACACGGCCGCCAGCGACTGCATATCGCGAAGTCACGCCATTTCCGCAACAGCCAACGAACCGCGTCCCTAACAGACCACCCGAACTACCATAcgacccgtacaagacgctaccgccgcgatggtccCGCAACGATCGACTCGACGCTaatacgatcacgcagttctctaagctatgggacaatagcaacaagtatacagggaatgcgtacgatctcctagacgataagatcaagatcttcttcagcatctgctggcaggtagatatccaagaagagcagtttcacgcagtgtttccccgtatccttaccgggcgtgcagagacattctacatacaggttgtagagagagatgacagctttgctgatgcgtacatggcaatcaaaaaccacttcgaccatgacgtccatcaccagcactactacacagactggacgactacaaccttcgctcgcacccgcacagagaaccccgacaagggactacacgaggttctgcagatcAGACATGTCAACAATCCGTCAGTTTCCCGTTAA
- a CDS encoding DDE-3 multi-domain protein → MPGTGHRLQPAVLQAILDRIAACESDRAISRATGASRNTVAKLRLSLEFWGVPYPPRCVRLGRPSILRQAQREGLQAYLNGSPGAYMDEMRDFLYDEYDVRISLASVYRELEKMRWSRKLATKRAKEQSEPLRRLYLARMAQHYKAEQIVALDESACNERTGDRKYGWSPIGEPVELSHSFRRSERWSLLPAMTIDGYISYKIFQGAITSEILEDFLEFQVLPFCNPHPGPASVIVLDNASIHRSERVRVLCQSAGVLLEYLPPYSPDFNPIEKSFKQLKGWMKRNSAQAENFIDFGSFLSR, encoded by the exons atgccaggcaccggccaccgcttgcagcccgctgttctccaggctatcctcgaccgaattgctgcctgcgaaagtgatcgagccatctctagagctacaggtgcgagccgtaacacagtagcaaagctgaggttgagcttagagttttggggcgtgccttatccgccgcgctgcgttcgacttgggcggccatctatactccggcaagctcagcgcgaaggccttcaggcatacctcaatggctcaccgggcgcatacatggatgagatgagggacttcttgtacgacgagtacgacgttaggataagccttgcgagcgtttaccgagagctagagaagatgagatggtctcgcaagcttgcaacaaagcgggcaaaggagcagagtgagccactccgccgcctctatcttgccaggatggcgcaacactataaggcggagcagatcgttgcgttggacgagagcgcctgcaatgagcgtacgggcgaccgcaagtatggctggtctccaatcggggagccggtggagctatcacacagcttcaggcgatcagaacggtggtcgctgctgccagccatgacgatagatggctacataagctataagatctttcaaggcgcgattacatctgagatcctagaagacttcttagagtttcaagtgctgccgttctgcaatcctcacccagggccagcctcagtaatcgtgcttgataacgcctccatccatcgatcagagcgtgtacgggtgctttgccaaagtgctggagtactccttgagtatctgccgccatactcaccagatttcaaccccatcgagaagagctttaagcagctcaaggggtggatgaaaaggaattcagcgcaagcggagaacttcattgactttgggtctttcttga gtagatga
- a CDS encoding STE14, putative protein-S-isoprenylcysteine methyltransferase produces MADVGDLKADGSQLRERPSAKPLHLNNSDDAKQKVLKLNDQEDKDHKNDESKKRTYGRTPDGTVFIVPQTHDMVSQLLSPSQPKNLSDIAVLAVLASLILTFYALPKSARVPIFAIIFLFWRAGYNAGIGWLLDGQSKHNRLVLWAKQSHIFEKPETGKNPNPALYKLLKRELETKIPKDYKFEEAPLEYNTWLVFRRVVDLILMCDFVSYCLFALACFNRPQESWFLWALRWTTGIILFLFNLWVKLDAHRVVKDFAWYWGDFFYLIDQSLTFDGVFEMAPHPMYSVGYAGYYGIALMMASYKVLAISIIAHAAQFAFLILVESRHIDKLYNPPPPRRTRHNSGNVAQEDVSKIGLSDFGGETVYDPTKQPAPTHHIVGPHNTDFHRSIDVTVVLLSFYMTCLATLTPNTLAVKTFLFVNAFAWRLWYTLGLGYILDRQSKKKNWTKHFIKYGDTKEEAWRQWKSLYHLSMTMSHASFVALAWKMYSLPPDGLTGLTLFRHVLGAGMIALQVWTAMSIYESLGEFGWFCGDFFFDPPSKSLTYNGIYRFLNNPERVLGLAGVWGIAIITWSPAVFYVATTAHILNLAFLQFVEKPHVIKLYGENLREMSGVSKTVRQALPDPVRQWQSAADQYINTTVESIEAMLDRARSKFAGSVDTFVNDTTSLFKSYPARIPISRHHSEDLSGLNLKQYKLEIEGTTLPPAVEQQKNGGREGELARTPAIRTNDFKTLCLEYGAPIRVRWQAPLNHSKKDWIGLYMVTDNQSRKVTRISSNGRWVATNPDAFDSTRADDGILVSDKLLPANDNDEESTDCYTGEVEFHGDKLWWTTGVFEFRYHHGGRHHVMALSQAFEIRIPKFDETDVEVDDNGTIHRAVEETLLPIIQNCFDRDPEIAPSTSEEPFGSLVERDGKFARRVVFAVHQMFGIEFAPEVVQADGTVRNLAWRICNAKKVLAPYSMSATHGRNTPTMG; encoded by the exons ATGGCTGATGTTGGCGATTTGAAAGCCGACGGTAGCCAGCTACGAGAACGGCCCTCGGCCAAACCTCTGCATCTCAACAATTCAGACGATGCTAAACAAAAGGTCTTGAAGCTGAATGATCAGGAAGACAAGGATCATAAAAATGACGAAAGCAAAAAAAGAACTTATGGAAGAACTCCGGATGGTACAG TCTTCATTGTCCCACAGACGCACGATATGGTATCGCAGCTTCTTTCCCCCTCGCAACCCAAGAACCTGTCCGACATAGCAGTTCTCGCTGTGCTTGCTAGCCTGATCTTGACCTTTTATGCCCTGCCCAAAAGCGCCCGCGTACCCATATTCGCTATCATTTTCCTGTTCTGGCGCGCCGGCTACAATGCAGGCATTGGCTGGTTGCTTGATGGCCAGTCCAAGCACAATCGTCTCGTCCTATGGGCGAAACAAAGCCATATCTTCGAAAAGCCTGAAACGGGCAAGAACCCAAACCCAGCCCTATACAAGCTCCTTAAGCGTGAACTGGAAACCAAGATTCCAAAGGATTACAAGTTCGAAGAGGCACCCCTAGAGTACAACACATGGCTAGTTTTTAGGCGTGTGGTAGACCTGATCCTCATGTGTGATTTTGTGTCATACTGCCTCTTCGCCCTCGCCTGCTTCAACCGGCCCCAAGAGAGCTGGTTCCTCTGGGCTCTACGATGGACCACGGGTATCATTCTGTTCCTATTCAATCTGTGGGTCAAATTAGACGCCCACAGAGTAGTCAAGGACTTTGCGTGGTATTGGGGTGACTTCTTCTACCTCATCGACCAAAGCCTGACATTCGATGGCGTCTTCGAGATGGCACCGCA TCCCATGTACTCTGTCGGCTATGCCGGGTACTATGGAATTGCCCTTATGATGGCCAGTTACAAAGTACTAGCCATATCAATCATCGCCCACGCAGCCCAATTTGCCTTTTTGATCCTCGTAGAGAGCAGGCACATTGACAAGTTGTACAACCCACCCCCACCCCGCCGTACGCGCCATAACTCCGGAAATGTAGCCCAGGAAGACGTTTCGAAGATAGGACTGTCTGATTTCGGCGGAGAAACGGTCTACGATCCCACAAAGCAACCTGCCCCAACGCACCACATCGTAGGACCTCACAACACAGACTTCCATCGCTCTATTGATGTTACGGTAGTATTGCTTTCTTTCTATATGACCTGTCTCGCAACGCTTACACCAAACACGTTGGCAGTAAAAACGTTCCTTTTCGTTAATGCCTTTGCATGGCGCCTCTGGTATACGTTGGGTCTTGGCTACATTCTGGACCGACAGtccaagaagaagaactGGACCAAGCACTTCATCAAGTACGGCGACACCAAGGAGGAGGCGTGGCGCCAATGGAAGTCTCTCTACCATTTGAGCATGACTATGAGTCACGCCAGTTTTGTAGCGCTTGCATGGAAGATGTACAGTCTACCCCCTGATGGACTGACTGGCCTCACGCTCTTCCGACACGTTCTGGGCGCTGGTATGATTGCCCTCCAGGTTTGGACCGCCATGAGCATCTATGAGTCTCTTGGAGAGTTTGGCTGGTTCTGCGGAGACTTCTTCTTCGACCCACCATCAAAGTCGCTCACGTATAACGGCATATACCGGTTCCTCAACAACCCCGAGCGAGTGCTTGGACTTGCCGGTGTATGGGGGATAGCCATCATTACATGGAGCCCGGCCGTCTTCTATGTCGCTACAACAGCCCATATCCTCAATCTCGCCTTTCTTCAATTCGTGGAGAAGCCACATGTGATCAAG TTGTACGGCGAGAACCTGCGTGAAATGTCGGGTGTCAGTAAAACCGTCCGTCAAGCTCTACCAGACCCAGTCCGCCAATGGCAGTCCGCAGCCGACCAGTACATCAATACAACCGTGGAGTCGATCGAAGCTATGCTGGATCGTGCAAGGTCAAAGTTTGCTGGCAGTGTTGATACATTCGTCAACGACACAACAAGTCTGTTCAAGTCTTACCCAGCACGTATTCCCATCAGCCGTCATCATTCAGAAGATCTGTCTGGCTTGAATCTGAAGCAATATAAGCTAGAGATTGAAGGCACTACCTTGCCCCCGGCTGTCGAACAACAGAAGAATGGCGGTCGTGAGGGAGAGCTTGCGAGGACTCCGGCTATTCGCACAAATGATTTCAAGACACTGTGCCTTGAGTATGGTGCTCCTATCAGGGTTCGCTGGCAAGCACCTCTCAACCACAGCAAGAAGGACTGGATAGGTCTGTACATGGTCACGGACAATCAATCACGCAAAGTCACACGCATCAGCTCTAATGGGCGATGGGTAGCAACTAATCCCGACGCGTTTGACTCGACACGTGCTGATGACGGCATCCTGGTTTCCGACAAACTATTACCTGCCAATGACAATGACGAAGAGTCGACCGACTGCTACACTGGTGAAGTGGAGTTCCATGGTGACAAGCTCTGGTGGACCACGGGTGTGTTCGAATTCAGATACCACCATGGCGGTCGGCACCACGTCATGGCGCTATCGCAAGCCTTTGAGATCCGGATACCAAAGTTCGACGAGACTGATGTGGAGGTTGACGACAACGGCACGATCCATCGTGCTGTCGAGGAAACCCTACTTCCCATCATCCAAAACTGCTTCGACCGCGACCCGGAGATTGCGCCGTCCACATCCGAGGAGCCCTTTGGTAGCCTGGTCGAAAGAGATGGAAAGTTCGCCAGGCGCGTCGTCTTTGCAGTTCATCAGAT GTTTGGTATTGAGTTTGCACCCGAAGTAGTTCAGGCCGATGGTACGGTCAGGAACCTTGCTTGGCGCATCTGCAATGCGAAGAAAGTCTTG GCTCCCTACAGCATGTCTGCTACGCATGGCAGGAACACGCCTACGATGGGTTGA